In Rhizobium sp. WSM4643, the following are encoded in one genomic region:
- a CDS encoding glutamate--cysteine ligase: protein MARDTTDQTPLSSVQDLTDYIAAGNKPRERFRIGTEHEKFAFFRADNSPVPYFGDASISALLTGLQRKSGWEPIIDGGNIIGLAEQNGMGAISIEPGGQFELSGAPLETIHETCRESNQHLATLREIAEPMGIRFLGIGGSPKWTYAETPQMPKSRYEIMTRYMPKVGTQGLDMMYRTCTIQVNLDFSSEADMRKKMRVSMKLQSLATALFASSPFTEGKPNGLLSWRGDIWRDVDNRRSGLLDFTFRDDFGFRDYAEWALDVPMYFIVRDGRYHDCTHVTFRQFMNGALKGEVADPAPTMGDWTNHLSTLFPDVRLKRFLEMRGADGGPWRRICALPAFWVGLLYDDAALDAADELTKDWSFAEVQALRNAVPAEGLTAQFRGHPLFDMAREVIGISRAGLKARGRLNGEGQNESIFLAPLEEVLAKKATLAEDLLALYHGRWHGSVEPVFEDYQY from the coding sequence ATGGCCCGCGACACTACCGACCAGACACCGCTCTCTTCGGTCCAGGATCTGACCGATTATATCGCCGCGGGCAACAAGCCGCGGGAGCGCTTCCGGATCGGCACCGAACACGAGAAATTCGCTTTCTTCCGCGCCGACAACAGCCCGGTTCCCTATTTCGGCGATGCCAGCATTTCGGCCCTGTTGACCGGCTTGCAGAGAAAAAGTGGCTGGGAGCCGATCATCGACGGCGGCAACATCATCGGGCTTGCCGAGCAGAACGGCATGGGCGCGATCTCGATCGAGCCCGGCGGCCAGTTCGAACTCTCCGGCGCACCGCTGGAGACGATCCATGAGACCTGTCGGGAATCGAACCAGCATCTGGCGACGCTGCGCGAAATCGCCGAACCGATGGGCATCCGCTTCCTTGGCATCGGCGGCAGTCCCAAATGGACCTATGCGGAAACCCCGCAAATGCCGAAGTCACGCTACGAGATCATGACCCGCTATATGCCGAAGGTCGGCACCCAGGGTCTCGACATGATGTACCGCACCTGCACGATCCAGGTGAACCTCGATTTCTCGTCGGAAGCCGACATGCGCAAGAAGATGCGCGTCTCGATGAAGTTGCAATCGCTGGCGACCGCGCTCTTTGCATCCTCGCCCTTCACCGAGGGCAAGCCGAACGGGCTGCTCTCCTGGCGCGGCGATATTTGGCGCGATGTCGACAACCGGCGCTCGGGCCTGCTCGATTTCACCTTCCGCGACGATTTTGGTTTCCGTGATTATGCCGAGTGGGCGCTCGACGTGCCAATGTATTTCATCGTCCGCGACGGCCGCTATCACGACTGCACCCATGTCACCTTCCGCCAGTTCATGAACGGCGCATTGAAGGGCGAGGTCGCCGATCCGGCGCCGACCATGGGCGACTGGACCAACCATCTTTCGACACTCTTCCCCGACGTGCGGCTGAAGCGTTTCCTCGAAATGCGCGGTGCCGACGGCGGCCCGTGGCGGCGCATCTGTGCCTTGCCGGCCTTCTGGGTCGGCCTGCTCTACGACGATGCGGCACTCGATGCCGCCGACGAACTGACGAAGGATTGGAGTTTTGCCGAGGTCCAGGCACTGCGCAATGCCGTTCCCGCCGAGGGGTTGACGGCTCAGTTTCGCGGACACCCGCTCTTCGACATGGCCCGCGAGGTGATCGGTATTTCGAGGGCCGGCCTCAAGGCGCGCGGCAGGCTCAACGGGGAAGGCCAGAACGAGAGCATCTTCCTGGCGCCGCTCGAAGAAGTGCTTGCCAAGAAGGCGACGCTCGCCGAGGATCTGCTGGCACTCTATCACGGCCGCTGGCACGGCTCCGTGGAACCGGTCTTCGAGGACTATCAGTACTGA
- a CDS encoding 16S rRNA (uracil(1498)-N(3))-methyltransferase: MRANFRMQRLFVDAPLTSGAVVEANADQFNYLSNVLRMEEGAEILLFNGRDGEWKAALSFPTRKRILLTATEETRPQPQPCDLHYLFAPLKVGRMDYLVQKAVEMGAGLLQPVMTQHVQGKITNLDKLRANVVEAAEQCGILGIPDVAEPVRLLDLLDRWPSERRIIYCDEGDAGQNPLPVLSAVRERHLALLVGPEGGFSEEERARLRSLDFVTAIPLGPRILRADTAAVAALAVVQAAIGDWN, encoded by the coding sequence ATGCGCGCCAATTTCCGCATGCAACGGCTTTTCGTCGATGCGCCGCTTACGAGCGGCGCCGTCGTAGAAGCGAATGCCGATCAGTTCAACTATCTCTCCAACGTCCTGAGGATGGAGGAAGGTGCAGAGATCCTGCTCTTCAACGGCCGCGACGGCGAGTGGAAGGCTGCCCTTTCCTTCCCGACGCGCAAACGTATCCTTTTGACGGCAACCGAAGAGACGCGGCCGCAGCCGCAGCCTTGCGACCTGCATTATCTTTTTGCGCCGCTCAAAGTCGGCCGCATGGACTACCTCGTGCAGAAGGCGGTCGAAATGGGCGCCGGCCTGCTGCAGCCGGTCATGACCCAACACGTGCAGGGCAAGATCACCAATCTCGACAAGCTGCGCGCCAATGTCGTCGAAGCGGCGGAGCAATGCGGCATCCTCGGCATTCCCGATGTGGCCGAGCCGGTGAGGCTTCTCGACCTGCTCGACCGCTGGCCGAGCGAGCGCCGCATCATCTATTGCGACGAGGGCGATGCCGGGCAGAACCCGCTGCCGGTGCTATCGGCGGTCCGGGAAAGACATCTCGCCCTGCTGGTCGGGCCGGAAGGCGGCTTTTCGGAGGAAGAACGGGCACGGCTTCGAAGCCTCGATTTCGTCACCGCCATTCCGCTCGGACCGCGCATCCTGCGGGCCGATACGGCAGCTGTCGCGGCCCTGGCGGTGGTACAGGCGGCAATCGGCGACTGGAACTGA
- a CDS encoding inorganic phosphate transporter, translating to MPPRPVVLTKRTLDKDLDKITHVEDAAKHVLRRLVTPGLGLIFVGLAMLFAGVYVFDQPGAVLVVAAAALAGYMAMNIGANDVTNNVGAAVGARAMTMVQALVIAAIFEVLGATVAGGDVVKTISANLVDTVHVPQAMTGWIMMAALTAAALWVNLATWMKAPVSTTHAIVGAVIGAGISAVGPEPVNWRVILEITTSWITSPLIGGLIAAGLLYFVKTFIIYRDDKLAAARRWVPVLVAVMAGGFMAYMVLQLSPPGRFQPLTVLLVGIGIGLVSWLAARPLVLAQAQDLENRNSSLRTLSRLPLIGSAALLSFAHGANDVSNAIGPLSAIVQSVGIGGNGGVGHPPLWVMLIGALGISVGLLLFGPRLIRLVGEEITKLNPMRAYCVALSTAFTVIVASWLGLPVSTTHIAVGAVFGVGFFREWYTRHSKTRIAYIRRKAESFDIDEPEEPNIYETRRRYLVRRSHFMTIVAAWIVTVPVSGALAAMIYWVMFAIFV from the coding sequence CGACAAGGACCTTGACAAGATCACCCATGTCGAGGACGCGGCAAAGCATGTTTTGCGGCGCCTGGTGACGCCCGGTCTCGGATTGATCTTCGTCGGTCTGGCCATGCTCTTTGCCGGTGTCTATGTGTTCGACCAGCCGGGAGCGGTTCTCGTGGTGGCGGCGGCAGCCCTTGCCGGCTACATGGCGATGAATATCGGCGCCAATGATGTGACCAACAATGTTGGTGCCGCCGTCGGCGCGCGCGCCATGACGATGGTCCAGGCGCTGGTCATCGCCGCGATTTTCGAGGTGCTTGGCGCCACGGTCGCCGGCGGCGACGTCGTCAAGACGATTTCCGCAAACCTTGTCGATACGGTGCATGTGCCGCAGGCGATGACGGGCTGGATCATGATGGCGGCGCTGACGGCCGCTGCCCTCTGGGTCAATCTTGCAACCTGGATGAAGGCGCCGGTTTCCACCACCCATGCGATCGTCGGGGCGGTGATCGGCGCCGGCATCTCAGCCGTCGGGCCGGAGCCGGTGAACTGGCGTGTGATACTAGAGATCACAACGAGCTGGATTACCTCGCCGCTGATCGGCGGGCTGATCGCCGCCGGGCTGCTTTATTTCGTCAAGACCTTCATTATCTATCGCGACGACAAGCTCGCAGCCGCGCGGCGCTGGGTGCCGGTCCTGGTCGCGGTGATGGCCGGCGGTTTCATGGCTTATATGGTGCTGCAACTGTCACCCCCGGGCAGGTTTCAGCCGCTGACCGTCCTCCTCGTCGGGATCGGCATCGGGCTGGTGAGCTGGCTTGCCGCCCGGCCGCTCGTGCTCGCCCAAGCGCAGGATCTCGAAAACCGCAACAGCTCATTGCGGACGCTGTCCCGGCTGCCCCTGATCGGCTCCGCGGCGCTGCTATCCTTCGCGCATGGCGCAAACGACGTTTCGAACGCGATCGGGCCGCTTTCGGCGATCGTCCAATCGGTCGGTATCGGCGGCAACGGCGGCGTCGGCCATCCGCCGCTCTGGGTGATGCTGATCGGCGCCCTCGGCATCTCCGTCGGGCTGCTGCTCTTCGGACCGCGCCTCATTCGCCTCGTCGGCGAGGAGATCACCAAGCTTAATCCGATGCGAGCCTATTGCGTCGCGCTGTCGACCGCCTTTACCGTCATCGTCGCCTCCTGGCTCGGCCTGCCGGTCAGCACCACGCATATCGCCGTCGGCGCCGTCTTCGGCGTCGGATTCTTCCGCGAATGGTACACGCGCCATTCGAAGACCCGCATCGCCTATATCAGACGCAAGGCCGAGAGCTTCGATATCGACGAGCCGGAAGAGCCGAACATCTATGAGACGCGCCGGCGCTATCTCGTGCGCCGCTCGCATTTCATGACGATCGTCGCCGCCTGGATCGTTACCGTGCCGGTTTCAGGTGCGCTTGCGGCAATGATTTATTGGGTTATGTTCGCGATCTTCGTCTGA